A DNA window from Vigna angularis cultivar LongXiaoDou No.4 chromosome 1, ASM1680809v1, whole genome shotgun sequence contains the following coding sequences:
- the LOC108319112 gene encoding transcription factor bHLH91, producing the protein MSTGDRPKMHEQTGCFDPNTMEESIPSLKDNFPQTLADPLTPSSHMVVDNTTNTDNGLEENLRLSVEELSFNHHNLQHQDISTYASGVTPTSASDIPHSQQHLGLNMGNSYINNTSNMDNHLVQQVIDVLPYQQSTWDPTTVQELPDIAYANQIEQQQNEQQFQQMETQNCSQSFNPSSILDPPYPSPDLLNLLHLPRCSAPSLHTNPTIYLTNPTQNTPNFQNPLAFLGDLPIGSDNNTSASSVLYDPLFHLNLPPQPPALRELFQSLPRGYSMPTNSRNGSLFGGDEIEGDGSQLDMGVLEFNRVTPTVAKGRGGKATKHFATEKQRREQLNGKYKILRNLIPNPTKIDRASVVGDAIDYIRELIRTVNELKLLVEKKRYGRERCKRPKTEEDGAESCNIKPFGDPDGGIRTSWLQRKSKDSEVDVRIIDDDVTIKLFQRKKINCLLFVSKVLDELQLELHHVAGGHVGEYCSFLFNSKIIEGSSVYASAIANRVIDVLDCQYTASVPHTNSY; encoded by the exons ATGAGTACAGGAGACAGGCCAAAAATGCATGAGCAAACCGGTTGCTTTGATCCCAACACAATGGAAGAAAGTATACCCTCTCTAAAGGATAATTTCCCTCAAACTCTAGCAGACCCTCTAACTCCATCATCACATATGGTTGTAGATAACACCACAAACACTGATAATGGCCTTGAGGAGAATCTCAGGCTTTCTGTGGAGGAGCTCTCCTTTAACCATCACAATCTGCAACACCAAGATATCTCCACCTATGCAAGTGGAGTCACTCCCACATCTGCTAGTGACATCCCTCATTCTCAACAACATCTAGGTTTGAACATGGGAAACTCCTACATCAACAACACCAGCAACATGGATAACCATTTGGTGCAACAGGTCATTGATGTTCTTCCCTATCAGCAGTCCACTTGGGACCCTACTACTGTTCAGGAATTGCCAGACATAGCCTATGCTAATCAAATAGAACAGCAACAAAATGAACAACAATTTCAGCAAATGGAGACTCAAAACTGCAGCCAAAGCTTCAACCCCTCTTCCATACTAGACCCTCCTTACCCTTCACCAGATCTCCTAAACCTTCTCCACTTACCAAGATGCTCAGCCCCATCTTTGCACACCAATCCCACCATTTACCTCACAAACCCAACTCAGAACACACCAAACTTTCAGAATCCACTGGCCTTTCTTGGAGACCTTCCAATAGGGTCAGACAACAACACAAGTGCATCCTCAGTTTTGTATGATCCTCTATTTCACCTTAACCTTCCTCCACAGCCTCCAGCCCTTAGAGAGCTGTTTCAGTCTCTACCCCGTGGCTACAGCATGCCAACCAACTCAAGGAATGGTTCACTCTTTGGAGGGGATGAGATTGAGGGAGACGGGAGCCAGCTTGACATGGGAGTGCTGGAATTCAACAGGGTCACTCCCACTGTtgccaaaggaagaggaggaaaagCTACCAAACATTTTGCAACTGAGAAACAAAGAAGGGAGCAACTCAATGGAAAATACAAAATCTTAAGAAATCTTATACCAAACCCCACCAAG ATTGATAGAGCCTCCGTGGTGGGGGATGCCATTGACTACATAAGAGAGCTTATTAGAACAGTGAATGAACTCAAACTATTGGTAGAGAAGAAAAGATATGGGAGAGAGAGGTGCAAAAGGCCTAAAACAGAAGAAGATGGTGCTGAGAGCTGTAACATAAAGCCTTTTGGTGATCCAGATGGGGGCATAAGGACCTCATGGCTCCAGAGGAAATCCAAAGACAGTGAGGTTGATGTCCGGATTATAGACGATGATGTCACAATCAAACTCTTCCAGAGGAAGAAAATCAACTGCCTGTTGTTTGTTTCCAAGGTTCTGGATGAACTTCAGTTGGAGCTTCATCATGTTGCAGGTGGACATGTTGGTGAATATTGCAGTTTCTTATTCAATAGCAAG ATAATTGAAGGTTCCTCAGTCTATGCAAGTGCCATAGCCAACAGGGTCATCGATGTTTTGGACTGTCAGTACACGGCATCAGTTCCACATACAAACAGCTACTAG
- the LOC108319090 gene encoding uncharacterized protein LOC108319090 isoform X1 gives MFVAIGIMDNAAYRSFLQVLPPVEFACVYGSSLHPSNCDKTTMTDYIIGVADPKQWHSENLKLNKHHYASWMVHLGGERLITGVADEIGVGVHFNPFVSWNGKLFKYGVVRMHDLLQDVHYWEKFYLCGRLQKPVHIVVDNLDVNSTNSVNLRAAVSAALLLLPSEFTEADLYAKVCSLSYMGDVRMLFAEDKNKVKKIVSGQFDLFHSMYKPFLEEYEAKKLLRLSSIANNQIHISQDCDLSVDYSLVSALPPSIRNQIIMKEGVKEKLRETGRAINDTRSRVREEAANCLQRILRRRVMVSSARQAVSGLLAVGAVNASRYLARKVTKAWKSWR, from the exons ATGTTTGTAGCCATAGGCATTATGGACAATGCAGCATATCGCAGTTTTCTTCAGGTTCTCCCCCCTGTTGAGTTTGCTTGCGTCTATGGATCATCTCTTCATCCATCCAACTGCGATAAG ACTACCATGACAGATTATATTATTGGTGTGGCTGATCCCAAACAGTGGCATTCTGAG AATCTTAAATTGAACAAGCATCACTATGCGTCCTGGATGGTGCACCTTGGTGGGGAGAGACTG ATTACGGGAGTTGCTGATGAAATTGGTGTGGGAGTACATTTCAACCCTTTTGTTAGCTGGAATGGAAAG CTGTTCAAGTATGGTGTTGTTCGAATGCATGACTTACTTCAAGATGTacactattgggagaaattctacTTGTGCGGTCGTTTACAGAAACCG GTTCATATTGTTGTTGATAATTTAGATGTTAACAGCACCAATTCTGTTAACTTGAGAGCTGCAGTGTCAGCTGCTCTTCTCCTGCTTCCATCGGAATTCACAGAG GCAGATCTGTATGCCAAAGTATGTAGTCTCTCGTACATGGGGGATGTACGCATGTTATTTGCCGAGGATAAAAACAAG GTGAAGAAGATCGTTTCTGGGCAGTTTGATCTATTCCACTCAATGTATAAGCCATTTCTTGAAGAATATGAGGCTAAAAAGTTATTGAGACTTTCATCAATTGCCAACAATCAAATACATATCTCTCAG GATTGTGACTTATCAGTTGATTATTCTCTAGTTTCTGCACTTCCTCCGTCAATCAGAAACCAAATCATAATGAAGGAAGgagtgaaagaaaaattacGGGAAACTG GAAGGGCCATAAATGATACTCGAAGCAGAGTAAGAGAGGAAGCTGCTAATTGCTTACAGAGAATTCTGAGGCGTAGAGTAATGGTTTCAAGTGCAAGGCAGGCTGTATCTGGTCTTCTGGCTGTTGGTGCAGTAAATGCAAGCAGGTACCTTGCTAGAAAGGTTACCAAAGCCTGGAAATCATGGAGGTGA
- the LOC108319090 gene encoding uncharacterized protein LOC108319090 isoform X4 produces MKLVWEYISTLLLAGMERKFMQLFKYGVVRMHDLLQDVHYWEKFYLCGRLQKPVHIVVDNLDVNSTNSVNLRAAVSAALLLLPSEFTEADLYAKVCSLSYMGDVRMLFAEDKNKVKKIVSGQFDLFHSMYKPFLEEYEAKKLLRLSSIANNQIHISQDCDLSVDYSLVSALPPSIRNQIIMKEGVKEKLRETGRAINDTRSRVREEAANCLQRILRRRVMVSSARQAVSGLLAVGAVNASRYLARKVTKAWKSWR; encoded by the exons ATGAAATTGGTGTGGGAGTACATTTCAACCCTTTTGTTAGCTGGAATGGAAAG AAAATTTATGCAGCTGTTCAAGTATGGTGTTGTTCGAATGCATGACTTACTTCAAGATGTacactattgggagaaattctacTTGTGCGGTCGTTTACAGAAACCG GTTCATATTGTTGTTGATAATTTAGATGTTAACAGCACCAATTCTGTTAACTTGAGAGCTGCAGTGTCAGCTGCTCTTCTCCTGCTTCCATCGGAATTCACAGAG GCAGATCTGTATGCCAAAGTATGTAGTCTCTCGTACATGGGGGATGTACGCATGTTATTTGCCGAGGATAAAAACAAG GTGAAGAAGATCGTTTCTGGGCAGTTTGATCTATTCCACTCAATGTATAAGCCATTTCTTGAAGAATATGAGGCTAAAAAGTTATTGAGACTTTCATCAATTGCCAACAATCAAATACATATCTCTCAG GATTGTGACTTATCAGTTGATTATTCTCTAGTTTCTGCACTTCCTCCGTCAATCAGAAACCAAATCATAATGAAGGAAGgagtgaaagaaaaattacGGGAAACTG GAAGGGCCATAAATGATACTCGAAGCAGAGTAAGAGAGGAAGCTGCTAATTGCTTACAGAGAATTCTGAGGCGTAGAGTAATGGTTTCAAGTGCAAGGCAGGCTGTATCTGGTCTTCTGGCTGTTGGTGCAGTAAATGCAAGCAGGTACCTTGCTAGAAAGGTTACCAAAGCCTGGAAATCATGGAGGTGA
- the LOC108319090 gene encoding uncharacterized protein LOC108319090 isoform X2, translating to MDNAAYRSFLQVLPPVEFACVYGSSLHPSNCDKTTMTDYIIGVADPKQWHSENLKLNKHHYASWMVHLGGERLITGVADEIGVGVHFNPFVSWNGKLFKYGVVRMHDLLQDVHYWEKFYLCGRLQKPVHIVVDNLDVNSTNSVNLRAAVSAALLLLPSEFTEADLYAKVCSLSYMGDVRMLFAEDKNKVKKIVSGQFDLFHSMYKPFLEEYEAKKLLRLSSIANNQIHISQDCDLSVDYSLVSALPPSIRNQIIMKEGVKEKLRETGRAINDTRSRVREEAANCLQRILRRRVMVSSARQAVSGLLAVGAVNASRYLARKVTKAWKSWR from the exons ATGGACAATGCAGCATATCGCAGTTTTCTTCAGGTTCTCCCCCCTGTTGAGTTTGCTTGCGTCTATGGATCATCTCTTCATCCATCCAACTGCGATAAG ACTACCATGACAGATTATATTATTGGTGTGGCTGATCCCAAACAGTGGCATTCTGAG AATCTTAAATTGAACAAGCATCACTATGCGTCCTGGATGGTGCACCTTGGTGGGGAGAGACTG ATTACGGGAGTTGCTGATGAAATTGGTGTGGGAGTACATTTCAACCCTTTTGTTAGCTGGAATGGAAAG CTGTTCAAGTATGGTGTTGTTCGAATGCATGACTTACTTCAAGATGTacactattgggagaaattctacTTGTGCGGTCGTTTACAGAAACCG GTTCATATTGTTGTTGATAATTTAGATGTTAACAGCACCAATTCTGTTAACTTGAGAGCTGCAGTGTCAGCTGCTCTTCTCCTGCTTCCATCGGAATTCACAGAG GCAGATCTGTATGCCAAAGTATGTAGTCTCTCGTACATGGGGGATGTACGCATGTTATTTGCCGAGGATAAAAACAAG GTGAAGAAGATCGTTTCTGGGCAGTTTGATCTATTCCACTCAATGTATAAGCCATTTCTTGAAGAATATGAGGCTAAAAAGTTATTGAGACTTTCATCAATTGCCAACAATCAAATACATATCTCTCAG GATTGTGACTTATCAGTTGATTATTCTCTAGTTTCTGCACTTCCTCCGTCAATCAGAAACCAAATCATAATGAAGGAAGgagtgaaagaaaaattacGGGAAACTG GAAGGGCCATAAATGATACTCGAAGCAGAGTAAGAGAGGAAGCTGCTAATTGCTTACAGAGAATTCTGAGGCGTAGAGTAATGGTTTCAAGTGCAAGGCAGGCTGTATCTGGTCTTCTGGCTGTTGGTGCAGTAAATGCAAGCAGGTACCTTGCTAGAAAGGTTACCAAAGCCTGGAAATCATGGAGGTGA
- the LOC128195047 gene encoding magnesium transporter MRS2-6, mitochondrial-like, whose translation MCDNKDEMEEKEKERKAMVHTKGDWRRKRKLKQNPNPNPNPKTLFLPESKASTFASFLQVGHKRIRKRRRNVAVVLHSGFLHSSSDPLCATDQKLEFVCGSLIFLGPFFVVLDFFVLQYFSFFFLFFFLVIITAHEVLLLNSRDPSVTPFVQELQARILRHHQAFSSKHHDHHTDSDPDHDHVPDAIKILPFEFVALEACLEAACSVLENEIRASLFSSFHFLPTISLCLYPKSLSDDSQAKTLEQEAHPALDKLTFKISTLNLERVRQIKNRLVAITARVQKVRDELEHLLDDDDDMAEMYLTDKLAEQ comes from the exons ATGTGTGACAACAAGGATGAGatggaagaaaaggaaaaagaaagaaaagcaatGGTTCACACAAAAGGTGATTGGAGAAGAAAGCGC aaactcaaACAAAACCCGAATCCAAATCCAAATCCAAAGACCCTTTTTCTTCCTGAATCCAAAGCTTCCACCTTTGCAAGCTTTCTCCAAGTGGGTCataaaagaattagaaaaagaagaagaaatgttgCAGTTGTTCTTCACAGTGGCTTTCTCCACAGTTCCTCTGACCCTTTATGTGCCACCGATCAGAAGCTTGAATTTGTTTGTGGAAGCTTGATTTTTCTTGGACCCTTTTTTGTGGTTCTTGATTTTTTTGTGCTGCAatatttctcctttttttttcttttctttttcttggtcATCATCACCGCCCACGAGGTCCTCCTCCTCAACTCACGTGACCCCTCCGTCACCCCCTTCGTCCAAGAGCTCCAGGCCAGGATCCTCCGCCACCACCAGGCCTTCTCTTCCAAACATCACGACCACCACACCGACTCCGACCCCGACCACGACCACGTCCCCGATGCCATCAAGATTCTCCCTTTCGAATTCGTGGCCCTGGAGGCCTGCCTTGAAGCCGCCTGTAGCGTATTGGAGAACGAGATCCGTGCttccctcttctcttcttttcatttcttgCCGACAATTTCCCTCTGTCTTTACCCTAAATCTCTCTCTGATGACTCACAGGCAAAGACGTTGGAGCAGGAGGCTCATCCCGCCTTGGACAAGCTCACATTCAAGATCAGTACTCTCAATTTGGAACGCGTTCGTCAAATTAAGAACCGATTGGTCGCCATCACTGCCCGTGTTCAGAAG GTGAGGGATGAATTGGAGCACTTGCTGGATGACGACGATGATATGGCTGAGATGTATCTGACGGATAAGTTAGCCGAACAGTAG
- the LOC108319090 gene encoding uncharacterized protein LOC108319090 isoform X3 codes for MFVAIGIMDNAAYRSFLQVLPPVEFACVYGSSLHPSNCDKTTMTDYIIGVADPKQWHSENLKLNKHHYASWMVHLGGERLITGVADEIGVGVHFNPFVSWNGKLFKYGVVRMHDLLQDVHYWEKFYLCGRLQKPVHIVVDNLDVNSTNSVNLRAAVSAALLLLPSEFTEADLYAKVCSLSYMGDVRMLFAEDKNKDCDLSVDYSLVSALPPSIRNQIIMKEGVKEKLRETGRAINDTRSRVREEAANCLQRILRRRVMVSSARQAVSGLLAVGAVNASRYLARKVTKAWKSWR; via the exons ATGTTTGTAGCCATAGGCATTATGGACAATGCAGCATATCGCAGTTTTCTTCAGGTTCTCCCCCCTGTTGAGTTTGCTTGCGTCTATGGATCATCTCTTCATCCATCCAACTGCGATAAG ACTACCATGACAGATTATATTATTGGTGTGGCTGATCCCAAACAGTGGCATTCTGAG AATCTTAAATTGAACAAGCATCACTATGCGTCCTGGATGGTGCACCTTGGTGGGGAGAGACTG ATTACGGGAGTTGCTGATGAAATTGGTGTGGGAGTACATTTCAACCCTTTTGTTAGCTGGAATGGAAAG CTGTTCAAGTATGGTGTTGTTCGAATGCATGACTTACTTCAAGATGTacactattgggagaaattctacTTGTGCGGTCGTTTACAGAAACCG GTTCATATTGTTGTTGATAATTTAGATGTTAACAGCACCAATTCTGTTAACTTGAGAGCTGCAGTGTCAGCTGCTCTTCTCCTGCTTCCATCGGAATTCACAGAG GCAGATCTGTATGCCAAAGTATGTAGTCTCTCGTACATGGGGGATGTACGCATGTTATTTGCCGAGGATAAAAACAAG GATTGTGACTTATCAGTTGATTATTCTCTAGTTTCTGCACTTCCTCCGTCAATCAGAAACCAAATCATAATGAAGGAAGgagtgaaagaaaaattacGGGAAACTG GAAGGGCCATAAATGATACTCGAAGCAGAGTAAGAGAGGAAGCTGCTAATTGCTTACAGAGAATTCTGAGGCGTAGAGTAATGGTTTCAAGTGCAAGGCAGGCTGTATCTGGTCTTCTGGCTGTTGGTGCAGTAAATGCAAGCAGGTACCTTGCTAGAAAGGTTACCAAAGCCTGGAAATCATGGAGGTGA